Proteins from one Capricornis sumatraensis isolate serow.1 chromosome 2, serow.2, whole genome shotgun sequence genomic window:
- the LOC138074131 gene encoding olfactory receptor 10K1-like has translation MEWANETLVREFVFLGFSSLAGLQRLLFAAFLLVYLFTLGTNAIIISTIVLDRALHTPMYFFLGVLSCSETCYTFVIVPKMLVDLLAQKKTISFLGCAIQMFSFLFLGCSHSFLLAAMGYDRYVAICNPLHYTLLMGHGVCVGLVAAACACGFTVAQIITSLVFHLPFHSSNQLHHFFCDIFPVLKLASHHSYLSQLVVFVLGVFALIIPLLLILVSYIRIISAILKIPSSVGRYKTFSTCASHLIVITVHYGCASFIYLRPKSNYSTSQDTLISVFYTILTPLFNPMIYSLRNKEFKSALQRTMAQTSCLVN, from the coding sequence ATGGAGTGGGCCAATGAGACCTTGGTGAGAGAGTTTGTCTTCCTCGGCTTCTCCTCTCTGGCTGGGCTGCAACGGCTGCTCTTTGCTGCCTTCCTGCTCGTCTACCTGTTCACCCTGGGCACCAATGCCATCATCATCTCCACCATTGTGCTGGACAGagccctccacacccccatgtacttcttccttggTGTCCTCTCCTGCTCTGAGACTTGTTACACCTTCGTCATTGTACCCAAGATGCTGGTTGACCTGCTGGCCCAGAAGAAGACCATCTCCTTCCTGGGCTGTGCCATCCAgatgttttccttcctctttctagGTTGCTCTCACTCCTTCCTGCTGGCAGCCATGGGTTATgatcgctatgtggccatctgtaacCCTCTGCATTACACACTGCTCATGGGgcatggggtgtgtgtgggaCTAGTGGCTGCTGCCTGTGCCTGTGGCTTCACTGTCGCACAGATCATCACATCCTTGGTATTTCACCTGCCCTTTCACTCCTCCAACCAACTACACCACTTCTTCTGTGACATCTTTCCTGTCCTCAAGTTGGCATCTCATCACTCTTACCTCAGTCAGTTGGTCGTATTTGTGCTTGGTGTATTTGCCTTGATTATTCCCCTGTTGCTTATCCTGGTCTCCTACATCCGCATCATCTCTGCCATTCTAAAAATCCCATCATCTGTTGGAAGATACAAAACCTTCTCTACATGTGCCTCTCATCTCATTGTGATAACTGTTCATTATGGTTGTGCCTCTTTCATTTACTTAAGGCCCAAATCCAATTACTCAACAAGTCAAGACACCCTAATATCTGTGTTTTACACCATCCTCACACCACTGTTCAACCCAATGATTTACAGCCTGAGAAATAAGGAATTCAAATCAGCTCTTCAAAGAACAATGGCCCAAACTTCATGTCTTGTTAATTAA